The Anaerolineales bacterium region CCCGGTGGTAGCTGTGGGCGGGGATACTGCCTGCGCTGCCATGGTTGTGCCCTTTGTGCGCGCGGCCGCAACGGATTTGAACTTTACGATCGCCCTTGCCATTATTGCTTTTATGGCCATCCAGATCATTGGTGTGCGAGCGCAGGGGTTGGGGTATTTTGAGAAGTTCCTCAATTTCAGGGCGCTGTTTGCCAAGCCGGGCATGGGCATCATTGATTTTGTGGTTGGTATTTTCGAAATTGTCTCGGAATTCTCCAAAATCATTTCGTTCTCCTTCCGTTTGTTCGGCAATATCTTTGCAGGTATGGTTTTGCTGTTCGTTATCGGTACGCTCATTCCGGTTGCAGCGCAGACCGGCGTGTTGATGCTGGAGTTTGCCGTGGGCCTTATCCAGGCCCTGGTGTTCGGCATGCTCACCATGATCTTCATGGCCCAGGCAACCCAGTCGCATCACGGCGACGAAGAACACCACTAAAAAATCTGACTCATTTGTTGATGGAGGAATAGAGGAATGGAAGCTGCTGCTGCAAAACTGATTGGTGCTGGTATCGCCATGATCGGCGCCATGGGTGCCGGTTTGGGTGTGGGTATGGCTGCGTTTGGCGGCGTGCAAGGCATTGCGCGCAATCCGGACGCGGCAGGCGCCATCCAGACCAACATGATCCTGGGTATCGTGTTCACTGAAGCTATCGCCATTTATTGTCTGGTGGTAGCCATGCTCATTCTGTTCGTTTTCTAAGAACAGAGAGCCGCGATAGAAAGGAGCAACTACATTGGAAGCTTTAGGTATTAATCTGGGTTTTCTGCTCGTCCAGATCTTCAACTTCCTGATTCTTTTCGTTGTGCTTCGCAAGATGGTGTTCGCTCCCATCGCCAAGATGCTTGAAGCCCGCCGCGAAAAGATTAACAAGGGCCTTGAAGACGCTCGCATCGCTGCTGAAGCGCGCGAGAACGCCGAGAAGGAAGCTGAAAGACTGTTGAGCGAAGCCCGCACAAAGGCGGCTGGCGAGGCGCGCGAAGTGACTGCACGTGCTGAGGCGCAGGCCAAGGAAATCATCAAGGACGCTGAGGCCAAGGCTGGCAAGGCTCGCGAAGCGGCCCTGGCCGAGGTAGACCAGGAGCGCGTGCGTGTGCTGGGCGAGGTACGCGGCCAGGTAGGCGCGCTGGCAGTTGCCGCGGCGCAGAAACTGATCGGCGAGGCGTTGGACGCCAAGAAGCAGCAGGCCCTGATCGACGAGTTCTTCTCCGGCGTGAAGGCTGGCAAGGTGACCGTGCTGGAAGGCGCGGACGCAGCTGGCAGCTCTGCCGTGGTGACCAGCGCGCTGCCGTTGAGCGCGACGGAACAGTCCTCGGTGCAGGAGCAGGTGCTCAAGACGCTGGGCGGCAAGGGTGTGGTCACCTTCAAGGTAGACCCGAACATCCTGGGCGGCTTGGTGGTGCGTGTGGGCGACAAAGTGCTGGACGGTTCGGTTTCCGGCCAGTTGGGCGCCCTGCGCCAGAGCATTCGTTAGACTACGCAGCATTTTGCGATACAGAGAGACGCTCGGCAACGGGCGTCTCTTTTGCTATACAATGAGCCGCCATGAAATTGAAGCAACTGCTGCGCACAATTGACCTGGATGGACAGGTGCCGGATGTGGATGTGACCGGCATTGCACTGGACTCGCGTTTGGTGCAGCCAGGCGACCTGTTCTTTGCGATCGTGCGCGGCGTAGACCGCTACCAATACTTGGAGCAAGTGGCAGCCCGCGGCGCAGTGGCCGTGGTGGGCGAGCGTAAGGATGTGCAATCTGCGCTGCCGCACGTGACTGTGCCGGATGCGCGCTTCGCGCTGGCCGAGGCGGCCGCGGCGTTCTACGGCTACCCGGCGCGTGACCTGACCCTGCTGGGCATCACAGGCACGGACGGCAAGACCACTACGTCTAATTTCATGTATCAGATCCTGCGTGCGGCGGGGTTGCAGACCGGCATGGTGAGCACGGTCAATGCCCAGATCGGCGAAGAAGTGCTGGACACCGGCTTTCATGTAACAACGCCCGAAGCCTTTGACACGCAGCGCTATTTGCGCCAGATGGTGGACCGAGGGCTCACGCATGCCATTTTGGAAATGACCTCGATCGGCTTGGTGCAGCAGCGCGGGGCGCGCCCACGCGAGTTTGACATTGCGATTGTCACCAACATCACCCACGAGCACTTGAACGACCATGGCACCTATGAGGCTTACTTTGACGCCAAGGCGCTGCTGTTTGAAGGTCTGGATCAGCCCTTTGAGAAGAGCCGGCCAGTGGAGCGGCTGGCGGTGCTGAACCGCGACGACAAGTCGTATGAGGGGCTGGCCAAGCGCACGAAGGCCAGGCAGCTGTCATACGGGCTGCACGCCGAGGCAGACCTGCGCGCCACGGATATTCGCAATGAGCCCGGACGGTTGAGCTTTGTGGCGCATGGGCCGGGCTTTAGCTTCCCGGTGGAGACACGCATGTTCGGCGCATATAACGTATCCAACTCGCTGGCGGCCATTGGCGCCAGCGTGGTGGGCTTGGGCGTGCCGGTGGAAGCGGCGCAAGCCGGTATCGCTGCCCTGGAAGGCGTGCCCGGGCGCATGGAGCGGATCGAAATGGGGCAGGACTTTACGGCGATCGTGGACTTTGCCCATACGCCGAATGCGCTCAAAGTGGCTTTGGAGTCAGCGCGGCAGTTCACCAAAGGCAGCGTGATCACCGTGTTCGGCTCGGCCGGGCTGCGCGACAAGGCCAAGCGACGGATGATGCCGGAACACGCGGCCGAGCTGGCCGACATCAGCGTGCTGACGGCAGAGGACCCGCGCACCGAGAGCCTGGACGAGATACTGGCTGAGATGGCGCGGGCGGCGGAAAGCCGTGGCGGCGTGGAGGGCAAGAGCTTCTTCCGCGTGCCAGACCGCGGGGCGGCGATCTCGTTCGCCGTCCTGCAGGCCAAGCCTGGCGATGTGGTGATCGTGCTGGGCAAGGGGCACGAGCAGTCGATGTGCTTCGGCGAGACCGAGTACCCGTGGGACGACCGGGTGGCGACGCGAGCGGCGCTGGCGGAGCTGCTGGGTGTACCCGGGCCGGAGATGCCGCGCCTGCCGACGAGCAGGTAGGCTGCCGACGAGCAGGTAGGCTGCCGACGAGCGGGTAGCGCCGACCTGCGTGCAAGCTGCTGGTGAGCTCCACCTGTTGTAGTTTGTGTCGCTTAGGTCGGTTGTGTCACACTTGTCGCTGTTGTCGCTGTTGTCGCTGTTTAACCTTGGCGTTAGGCAGTTGAGCGCTCAACTGCCCTTTAGCCATTTCTGATAGTCCTCCTTATGTGCTCAGCAGCCGGCACGCTGCAGGTAACTGGCTGTACTGGCTGCGCAGGCGGCTGCCTGCGTTTGTGGGCGGCATTCTGCCACAGGATGGCGCTGTTTTGCTGGTAAGTGACGCAGAAATCAAGTGGCTGGACAGACGAGTGGCGTGCTCACCTATTAGGAATAAACTCGGGGTTGACGAGGGCTTAGGCTATCAGTATCGCGCGTATAAACATACCAGAATGTGCGCTTGCATATAGCGAAGGATGGACGCAAGCACTGCAGGGAAGATGATAGTGCATGGGTTCACGGTTTCATGTGGCTAAGGTAAAAAAAAACAGACCCGCCACAATTGACGGGGCTGTTTTTCTTGGGGGCGGCATTTCACACCTGAGCAGGGATAACTAACAATCTGACCCGTGCCAATTGGAGATGATATCTTCAACAAGCATAGGGGTGTCTTCTATCAGCAAGGTGCGTTCGGGTAGCTGTGCACAGCCTGCACCGCGCTCGCTGCGCTCCCAGCCGCCAAGGTTGTAGACGTACTCAATCTGCTGGCCAACCGGCATCTCTACAGTTGCCTCATAAAAGCCAGCCCTGGGCAGCAGCAGAATGCTCCAGGGAACCCAGGTCGGGATGCCTGGGTGCTGGAAGCTGCCTCCCATAAAGACCTCCGGGCCGGAACCCTCTGGCGCCTGTACCTTGAAAGTCACGGCGGCCATTCGTGGCAATGGCTCTCCACTCAACAGGGGTGATTCACAATCACCGGAGAGCGCCATGTCATGTGAGGTCACCCACAAACCGGCACCTACACGCAACCATGGGGTGCCATCTGAGGTAACAGAATGCCCGTCAAGATAAATCAGTTGCCCCGCGTTCAATTGAGAAACCTGTGGCTCATCACTCCCTGGCCAGCGGCGCATGGATAGGGTTCCAAGCGCCTGACCGACACAGGCCTCCCCACTGGGTTCTGGGGCCGAGACCACCTCTACTTCTCGCCATGCAACCCAGGCTGGGCTTTCCAGCGAGCGGATGCGGACAGCAATGACCCCATTTAGTGCGATCGGCAACCGGTACACCAGCTGCCCATCGATGCTGGTGTAGCCATAGAATTCAGCCACCAGCACTTGGGTCTGGTTCTCCAACTTTGCCCAGACTTGGTGGTGGGTGTTGCCCGGCGGCCATTGCTCAATGCTCATGCCTACTTGTTGAACAGTAGTAGGCTCGTCTAGCGTGATCTCGATCCACTGCGGCGGATAGTTCCCGGCGTTCCATGGGTTGCTGCTGCCATCCACGGCCGCAGCGGCTGGATTGCTGCCAAGCTGGCTGGATGCTTGTACCGCACGGCCGAGGGCTACGTTGGTTTGTGGTTGAGGCGGAACAATACACGGGTCTGGCTGATGCAGTGGAGACATAGCCTTGAGTAGCAGCTCATCTTCTTCAAGCAGGGTCCATGGCTTTCCGTCAAGGTCCTCGGGCCAGGGATAATAGCCCCAGTTCAGCCAGCCATCAAAGCCTACCGCGCACGAATCGGCAATGTACAGCAAACCGATGCTGAGCGCGGTGAAGGCAGATGGAAAAATGGCATGGCCGGAGCCTGTCTCGCCCATGATTACCGGCTTGCCTTCAAACCCTAGCATGCCGAAGTTTTCAGCCTGTTGCTGAACGCTGAGGTCTGTGTCGTAATAGGCGTGGAAATCCCAGAAATCAACTGCATCTGCTTCGATCAGCGGCGCGGTATCTACATACCAGTCGCCGCCGATACCCGTGGAGTTGGGAAACTGCGGCGCAAAGAAGCCAACCGTGACCAGGCCCTGCGGGTCGTAGCTTTTGACAATCGCGGCTATCTCATCAACGTAAAAGAGCACTCCATCCACCACCATCTGCCGCTTTTCATCGGCGTTGCTCATGTCATAGGTTTGCTCATTGGAGATGGTGACCAGGCCCTCAGACAGCGAGAGAGGCGGCGCCTCCTTCCACAGCCAGAGCTCATTGGTGAGCTGCCAGCCCAGCACGACTTCGAAAGGTGCGGAGCGCTCCGTCAGGCCGGCCATCAGGTCATGCCAGAAGCGGCGCTTGATCTCAACCCCGGCAGGGTGCAGCCAGTCGGCGTTGCGGTAATCCGCGAAGCCGAAGCGCTGGTCGCTGATGTTGATCTGCTGGTCGAAGTAAGGCCAGTAGCCGCCATTCTCCGGTACCGAATTTGCAGTAAATATGATGTAAATACCTTCTTCGCCGGCGACGTGCATCAGATCCACCATATTGTCGAGATAGGCTGGATTCAAGCCTATCCCGGAGGGGTTGCCGATGCAGTAAGGCCCGCCGCCGCAGGTATCGAAGAAAATTCGTACGGTGTTGTAGCCATAGCGGGCCAGGTTCTGGAAGGCGGTTCGCACCCGCTGCGGGTTGTAGACATTGGTAGCCATGACGCGGTCTTCGTAGTTGCCATGCTCGGCAAGATAGAAATCGACGTAGTTTACGCCGCGCGGCACAAAGCGTTCGCCTGTGGACGATTTATAAAATTCACCCACACCTTCCACTACACGGATTTCAATGCGCTGCACGTCCAGGGCGGCCCTTGGGGTTAGAGTAGCTTGTTGTTTGGTTTCGAGAGGAGATTCAACGAGTGTGGCTTGGGAACAGGCGGCCAAGAACAGGAACACGAAGAAAAGAAGTCTGAAACTTCGGGGTGTCTTCATATCATCTCCCTAGTTTTAGATTTGTGAAGTTAAAATGATAGCACCCAAGCATGCCCATTTGGGTATCAAGAATAAATTCGGCGGCTGGCGCGAATGTGTGTTGGGTGATGAGTATCGTGAATATTTGATGCGATGCGAGTAGTAATGAGTGTGTGGTAAGAACAACCTACGAAGGTGGTGGAAATCAACTTCGTAAGGTGACTGCTGCGTGGAGCAATCGGAGATAGGGTGCAAGGAATGCAAGGCTTTCATGTGGAATAGATGAAAAACAGCCCCGCCATTTGGCGGGGCTGTTTGTGTTTTGCAGTCTGACGGGGGACGGGTTAGCGGCGACCGCCGCGGAAACCACCGCGGTCACGACCACCGTCTCGGCCGCGGCCGCCATCGCGGCCACCCCGACCGCCGCGGTCACCGCCGCCGTTGCCACGCGGGCGGCTAGCGCCGCCCTTGTCCTTCTCGCGGGCTTCTTCAGCGGTCCAGCCTTCGAGAACGGCCTGGCGGCTGAGGCGGATCTTGCCGCTGGGGTCAACATCGGTGACCATGACGGTGAGTTCGTCGCCAACCTGGGCCACGCTCTCCACGCTCTCGACGTGGTTGCTGTCGAGCTGGGAGATGTGCACCATGCCGTCAATGTTGGGGAGGATCTCGACAAAGGCGCCAAAGTCAGTGGTGCGTACGACCTTGCCGGTGTAGACCTTGCCGATCTCGGCGGTCTCGGTGAGGGCCTCGATGCGCTCGCGGGCGATGCGGGCCTTCTCGCCGCTGTCTGAGGCGATGAAGACCGTGCCGTCATCGGCGATATCGATCTTAGCGCCACTCTCTTCCTGAATGGCGCGGATGGTCTTGCCGCCTGGGCCAATGACCGCGCCGATCTTCTCGATGGGCACCATGACGGTGGTGATGCGCGGGGCATGGTCCTTCAGGTCTGCACGTGGTGCAGCCAGCACTTCAAGCATCTTGTCGAGGATGTGCTTTCGGCCTTCCTTGGCCTGGGTCAGTGCTTCGGCCATCATGGCCGGAGTCAAGCCGGAGATCTTGATGTCCATCTGCAGGGCGGTGATGCCCTTATCAGTGCCGGCGACCTTGAAATCCATATCGCCCAGATGGTCTTCGATGCCCTGGATGTCGCTCAGGATCTGGTACTTGCTGCCATCGGTGATGAGGCCCATGGCGATACCGGAAACGGGGGCCTTGATGGGCACACCAGCATCCATGAGCGCCAAGGTGCTGCCGCATACCGAGCCCATGGAGGTGCTGCCGTTGGAGGACAGGCACTCGGAGACCAGGCGCAGTGTGTAGGGGAACTCTTTCTCTGTCGGGAGCACGGCTACCAAGGCGCGCTCAGCGAGAGCGCCATGGCCGATCTCGCGGCGGGAGGAGCCGCGCAGCGGGCGGGCTTCACCGGTGGAGTACGGCGGGAAGTTGTAATGGTGCATATAGCGCTTGGTGTTGATAGGAGTGAGGTTGTCCAGCTCCTGCGCTTCCTTGGGCGTGCCCAAGGTGGTCAGGGTAAGCACCTGGGTCTCGCCGCGGGTGAACAGGCCGGAGCCGTGGGCACGCGGGCTGAGGTCAACCTCGCACCAAATGGGGCGGATCTCGGTGGGCTTGCGGCCGTCGGGGCGCTTGCCGTCGTTGATGATGCGGCGGCGCACTACGGCTTTCTCGGCCGAGGTGTAGGCTTCCTTCACCTGGCCGGCCAGCACGGCGTCGTCGCCGCCCAACTCTTCGACAATCGTGTCGCGCAGCAGGTCGATAGCCTCATACTGAGCCGCTTTGCCCTTGGTGTTCTCGAGAATGTTCTCGAGTTCGCTCTCGGCGCGGGCCAGCACTTTCTTCTTTAGCTCTTCGTCAATGCTGAACTTGGGATAGTCGCGCTTGGGCTTGCCCACCGCGGCGGCCAACTCCAGCTGGATATCGATCAGGGGCTGCAGGGCCTGGTGGCCGAGAACGAGAGCGGCAGCCATGGCGTCTTCGTCCACCTCGTTGGCACCGCATTCCACCATCAGGATGGCTTCACG contains the following coding sequences:
- the atpE gene encoding ATP synthase F0 subunit C yields the protein MEAAAAKLIGAGIAMIGAMGAGLGVGMAAFGGVQGIARNPDAAGAIQTNMILGIVFTEAIAIYCLVVAMLILFVF
- the atpF gene encoding F0F1 ATP synthase subunit B; protein product: MEALGINLGFLLVQIFNFLILFVVLRKMVFAPIAKMLEARREKINKGLEDARIAAEARENAEKEAERLLSEARTKAAGEAREVTARAEAQAKEIIKDAEAKAGKAREAALAEVDQERVRVLGEVRGQVGALAVAAAQKLIGEALDAKKQQALIDEFFSGVKAGKVTVLEGADAAGSSAVVTSALPLSATEQSSVQEQVLKTLGGKGVVTFKVDPNILGGLVVRVGDKVLDGSVSGQLGALRQSIR
- a CDS encoding UDP-N-acetylmuramoyl-L-alanyl-D-glutamate--2,6-diaminopimelate ligase codes for the protein MKLKQLLRTIDLDGQVPDVDVTGIALDSRLVQPGDLFFAIVRGVDRYQYLEQVAARGAVAVVGERKDVQSALPHVTVPDARFALAEAAAAFYGYPARDLTLLGITGTDGKTTTSNFMYQILRAAGLQTGMVSTVNAQIGEEVLDTGFHVTTPEAFDTQRYLRQMVDRGLTHAILEMTSIGLVQQRGARPREFDIAIVTNITHEHLNDHGTYEAYFDAKALLFEGLDQPFEKSRPVERLAVLNRDDKSYEGLAKRTKARQLSYGLHAEADLRATDIRNEPGRLSFVAHGPGFSFPVETRMFGAYNVSNSLAAIGASVVGLGVPVEAAQAGIAALEGVPGRMERIEMGQDFTAIVDFAHTPNALKVALESARQFTKGSVITVFGSAGLRDKAKRRMMPEHAAELADISVLTAEDPRTESLDEILAEMARAAESRGGVEGKSFFRVPDRGAAISFAVLQAKPGDVVIVLGKGHEQSMCFGETEYPWDDRVATRAALAELLGVPGPEMPRLPTSR
- a CDS encoding polyribonucleotide nucleotidyltransferase, which gives rise to MKPEVHSYTATVGNQSITLETGKLARLAGGAVTARIGESLILATATMSANPRMGIDFFPLSVDFEERMYAGGRIPGSFFRREGRPTEVAILTSRLTDRPLRPLFPKDLRNDVQVIMTALSADTENVLDVIAVNAASAAIMISDIPWNGPVGAVRVGRINGEFVVNPTYSQLPESDLDLRIAGTREAILMVECGANEVDEDAMAAALVLGHQALQPLIDIQLELAAAVGKPKRDYPKFSIDEELKKKVLARAESELENILENTKGKAAQYEAIDLLRDTIVEELGGDDAVLAGQVKEAYTSAEKAVVRRRIINDGKRPDGRKPTEIRPIWCEVDLSPRAHGSGLFTRGETQVLTLTTLGTPKEAQELDNLTPINTKRYMHHYNFPPYSTGEARPLRGSSRREIGHGALAERALVAVLPTEKEFPYTLRLVSECLSSNGSTSMGSVCGSTLALMDAGVPIKAPVSGIAMGLITDGSKYQILSDIQGIEDHLGDMDFKVAGTDKGITALQMDIKISGLTPAMMAEALTQAKEGRKHILDKMLEVLAAPRADLKDHAPRITTVMVPIEKIGAVIGPGGKTIRAIQEESGAKIDIADDGTVFIASDSGEKARIARERIEALTETAEIGKVYTGKVVRTTDFGAFVEILPNIDGMVHISQLDSNHVESVESVAQVGDELTVMVTDVDPSGKIRLSRQAVLEGWTAEEAREKDKGGASRPRGNGGGDRGGRGGRDGGRGRDGGRDRGGFRGGRR